In Deinococcus arcticus, one genomic interval encodes:
- a CDS encoding DUF3105 domain-containing protein, producing MYKETPPVGGVHHSSWQHCGIYDRPLYNEHAVHSMEHGAVWVTYRPDLSKNDLETLQQLVDGHSYVLLSPYPDLPAPVVISAWNRQLQVNQADDPRLQLFLNKYEQGTQAPERGAPCIGPESTSETQ from the coding sequence GTGTACAAGGAGACCCCACCGGTGGGTGGCGTGCACCACAGCAGTTGGCAACACTGCGGCATCTATGACCGACCGCTCTACAATGAACACGCTGTACACAGCATGGAACATGGCGCGGTGTGGGTCACCTATCGCCCTGACCTCAGCAAGAATGATCTGGAGACACTCCAACAATTGGTTGACGGGCACAGCTATGTCCTCCTGAGCCCCTACCCAGATCTGCCCGCGCCGGTGGTGATCAGTGCCTGGAACCGGCAACTTCAAGTCAATCAAGCCGATGACCCACGGCTCCAACTTTTCCTGAACAAGTACGAGCAGGGGACACAGGCGCCAGAACGTGGGGCGCCCTGCATCGGGCCTGAGAGCACATCTGAAACCCAGTAA
- a CDS encoding DUF305 domain-containing protein yields MKRMLLTAALLTLSSAQAGGMDMAMPGMTHMTMPMTPSASVPGLSQMGLQMQLDMRMMMMPMISDLARLSGRSFERAFMSMMIPHHQSAIDSSRAVLERAKDEQVRAWATQIIADQTREIAEMQAQLRAYGGPNQAVMARMVQMNRMMDMPAMIRASSMPERTFLEGMLPHHAAANEKSNLALQRTQDPFVLELAEKIITAQAGEMHDFQGWLRAH; encoded by the coding sequence ATGAAGCGCATGCTGTTGACCGCTGCCCTGCTGACCTTGAGCTCCGCCCAGGCCGGTGGAATGGACATGGCCATGCCCGGCATGACCCACATGACGATGCCGATGACGCCTTCAGCGTCTGTGCCGGGGCTATCCCAGATGGGGCTGCAGATGCAACTGGACATGCGCATGATGATGATGCCGATGATCAGTGACCTCGCCCGGTTGAGTGGGCGGTCCTTCGAGCGGGCGTTCATGTCCATGATGATTCCGCACCACCAGAGCGCCATCGACAGCAGCCGCGCCGTTCTGGAGCGCGCCAAGGATGAACAGGTGCGCGCGTGGGCGACCCAGATCATCGCGGACCAGACGCGCGAGATTGCTGAGATGCAGGCCCAGCTGCGCGCGTACGGCGGGCCGAATCAGGCGGTAATGGCGCGCATGGTGCAGATGAACCGCATGATGGACATGCCCGCCATGATCCGCGCGTCAAGCATGCCGGAACGTACGTTCCTGGAAGGCATGCTTCCGCACCACGCGGCCGCCAACGAGAAATCGAACCTGGCCCTGCAGCGGACGCAGGACCCCTTCGTGTTAGAGCTCGCGGAGAAGATCATCACCGCCCAGGCGGGCGAAATGCACGACTTCCAGGGGTGGCTCAGAGCGCATTAA
- a CDS encoding M23 family metallopeptidase, with translation MWRSLLLTLGLAALSFSTAATVTVKPGDTLYGIARRQGVSLEALLAKNKGLNPQLALKVGQVLQLPDRSATTRAATVTATGGATVRPAGIRVTAVLPVQGRLTSPYSPAHLGLDLAAPTGTPFVAARGGRVTESQFDARTGWGWTIVLDHGDGMTTRYSHNSANLVQVGQTVETGQVIGRVGSTGNSTGPHLDFRVMVDGKVINPMGLY, from the coding sequence ATGTGGCGTTCTTTGCTCCTCACCCTGGGCCTCGCCGCCCTGAGTTTCTCCACCGCTGCGACCGTGACGGTCAAGCCCGGCGACACGCTGTACGGCATTGCCCGGCGCCAGGGCGTGAGTCTGGAGGCGCTGCTGGCGAAGAACAAGGGCCTGAATCCGCAACTGGCCCTGAAGGTGGGGCAGGTGCTGCAGCTGCCAGATCGGTCTGCCACCACCCGCGCGGCGACCGTGACCGCCACAGGTGGGGCCACCGTGCGGCCTGCGGGCATCCGCGTGACCGCCGTGCTGCCCGTGCAGGGCCGGCTGACCAGCCCGTATTCGCCCGCGCACCTGGGCCTGGATCTGGCGGCACCAACCGGGACACCGTTTGTGGCGGCCCGTGGGGGTCGCGTGACCGAGTCCCAGTTTGATGCACGGACTGGCTGGGGCTGGACGATCGTGCTGGACCACGGGGACGGCATGACGACGCGCTACAGCCACAACAGCGCCAACCTCGTGCAGGTGGGTCAGACCGTGGAGACCGGGCAGGTGATCGGCCGGGTGGGCAGCACCGGCAACAGCACGGGGCCGCACCTGGACTTCCGCGTGATGGTGGACGGCAAGGTCATCAACCCCATGGGCCTGTACTGA
- a CDS encoding restriction endonuclease translates to MARATRTLNPLHFEDLEPHRFEDLVRQLAYDYRPWASIEATGRGGADDGIDIRAFEQGIVPSFEEADEEDLPLLVDSRRLWILQCKREKRIGPAQVRRYVEESVPGPEVPYGFILAAACDFSKKAYDAFRAALIGTGVQEFHLWGKAELEDMLFQPKNDHLLFAYFGISLQTRKRSKQNELRSLLTWRKRILRALDSERGVIGQDVLLLDADCQDYPLMDEVPDFETAQPWGIFRVKLMHPQHFLVLEVARHLAYADDQTGEWDVLEEGEVPVIREQLYGGPPSVRTPETSRWYRVWEEAVPRAARAEYVTMARLPLESIVGLVEKGDLAHDCPILYIQVTAEGRLFPEEFSYLLEFQDRHKQNRTLLPDPEKRISYFKNAKFAQDHAADIS, encoded by the coding sequence ATGGCGCGCGCCACTCGCACCCTGAATCCCCTGCACTTTGAAGATCTGGAGCCGCACCGTTTTGAAGATCTGGTGCGGCAGCTGGCCTACGATTACCGGCCCTGGGCCAGCATCGAGGCCACTGGCCGGGGCGGCGCAGATGACGGCATCGATATCCGGGCGTTTGAGCAAGGCATCGTTCCCTCATTTGAAGAGGCCGACGAAGAGGACCTTCCCCTTCTCGTGGATTCACGGCGGCTGTGGATTCTTCAGTGCAAGCGGGAAAAACGTATTGGCCCCGCGCAGGTCCGGCGGTATGTCGAGGAGAGTGTGCCGGGGCCAGAAGTGCCATATGGGTTCATCCTCGCAGCGGCCTGTGACTTCAGCAAGAAAGCCTATGACGCGTTCCGCGCCGCCCTGATTGGCACTGGGGTGCAGGAATTCCATCTCTGGGGAAAAGCGGAGCTGGAGGACATGCTGTTTCAGCCGAAGAATGATCATCTGCTGTTCGCTTACTTTGGCATCAGCCTGCAGACGCGAAAGCGCTCCAAGCAGAATGAACTGAGATCCCTCCTGACCTGGCGCAAACGAATTCTGCGCGCTCTCGACAGTGAGCGCGGCGTCATTGGGCAAGACGTCCTGCTGCTGGATGCGGACTGCCAGGACTACCCTCTCATGGACGAGGTGCCAGATTTCGAGACCGCTCAGCCGTGGGGCATCTTTAGAGTCAAGCTCATGCATCCACAGCACTTCCTGGTGCTTGAAGTGGCGCGGCACCTGGCGTATGCGGATGATCAAACGGGCGAGTGGGACGTGTTGGAAGAGGGTGAGGTTCCGGTCATTCGTGAGCAACTGTATGGTGGTCCACCGAGCGTCCGCACCCCTGAGACGAGCCGCTGGTACCGGGTCTGGGAAGAGGCAGTGCCGCGAGCGGCAAGGGCCGAATACGTCACGATGGCGCGCCTCCCCCTCGAAAGCATTGTGGGCCTCGTGGAGAAGGGCGATCTCGCCCACGACTGTCCAATTCTCTATATTCAGGTCACGGCAGAGGGACGACTCTTCCCAGAGGAATTCAGCTACCTCCTTGAGTTTCAAGATCGGCACAAGCAGAACCGGACTCTCCTGCCTGATCCGGAAAAACGAATATCTTATTTTAAGAACGCCAAATTTGCGCAAGATCACGCAGCTGATATCAGCTGA
- a CDS encoding type II toxin-antitoxin system PemK/MazF family toxin → MTYPAPLGVVLEVNFAAHQPSGTEQSGFRPALIVAVPDFVAAPRFPGLLVVPFTSRIQHFTGRRAALYPLYQRGCGGLSRDSVALTDQLRYVDQARITGRLGRLTEAEFEPVRQALRGMFVL, encoded by the coding sequence TTGACGTACCCCGCCCCCCTGGGTGTGGTGCTGGAAGTGAACTTCGCGGCGCACCAGCCGAGTGGCACGGAACAGTCCGGCTTCCGGCCCGCCCTGATCGTGGCGGTGCCGGATTTTGTTGCCGCGCCCCGCTTTCCCGGCCTGCTCGTCGTGCCCTTTACGTCCCGCATCCAGCACTTCACCGGGCGCCGCGCCGCGCTGTACCCCCTGTACCAACGCGGATGTGGTGGCCTCTCGCGCGACAGCGTCGCCCTGACCGATCAGCTGCGGTACGTGGATCAGGCGCGCATCACCGGCCGACTCGGCCGACTGACCGAAGCGGAGTTCGAGCCAGTCCGGCAGGCCCTCAGGGGCATGTTCGTCCTGTAA